The proteins below are encoded in one region of Nitrospira sp.:
- the virB11 gene encoding P-type DNA transfer ATPase VirB11 has translation MNCIPTDLLAHDTMVRELLRPLLRYLALPGATEIVVNRPQEVYIEIGATWQHHLAPDLTLDRLTALATAIATATEQEIGPHHPILSAMLPDGERVQIVLPPAVELGTVSISIRRPSAWIKTLDEYDAEGAFNRYVWAKAVTLDDRAAELDPVEHQLADYLSTRQLSSFIRTAVRAKKNIAVVGDTGSGKTTLMKSICQAVPEQERLITIEDVRELLLPKHGNRVHLLYAKGGQGAATVTPAELIASTLRMKPDRVLLAELRGGEAFDFLKLLTTGHSGSITSYHAESCALAAERYVFMCKEHEQAATYDVPTLKRLVALTIDVILHVVAQNHYDEDGRPIGKDRYVAEVHYDPIAKLEARFGEATLMKA, from the coding sequence ATGAACTGCATCCCCACTGACCTGCTCGCGCACGATACGATGGTGCGCGAGTTGTTGCGGCCCTTGCTTCGGTACCTCGCACTGCCCGGCGCGACGGAGATCGTGGTCAATCGACCACAGGAAGTCTATATCGAGATCGGTGCCACCTGGCAGCATCACCTCGCCCCGGACCTGACTCTGGATCGACTCACCGCGCTCGCCACGGCAATCGCGACTGCGACTGAGCAGGAAATCGGACCACACCACCCCATTCTCTCGGCCATGTTGCCCGATGGGGAACGGGTGCAAATTGTGCTGCCGCCTGCGGTGGAACTAGGAACCGTATCGATCTCGATCCGGCGACCTAGCGCATGGATCAAGACCCTCGACGAGTACGACGCGGAAGGAGCCTTCAACCGCTATGTGTGGGCCAAGGCAGTGACGTTGGATGATCGCGCCGCCGAGCTCGATCCAGTCGAACATCAGTTGGCGGACTATCTGTCCACTCGCCAATTGAGCTCATTCATCCGGACAGCGGTGCGGGCTAAGAAAAACATTGCTGTCGTGGGGGATACAGGTTCGGGGAAAACCACGCTCATGAAATCGATCTGTCAGGCGGTTCCGGAACAGGAACGGCTGATCACGATCGAAGATGTGCGCGAATTGTTGCTGCCCAAGCACGGCAACCGGGTGCATCTTTTATACGCGAAAGGGGGACAGGGGGCTGCAACGGTGACTCCTGCAGAGTTGATCGCTTCCACACTCCGGATGAAGCCTGATCGAGTCTTACTCGCCGAGTTGCGCGGGGGAGAAGCGTTCGACTTCCTGAAGCTCCTCACCACCGGCCACAGTGGATCGATCACCTCCTATCACGCGGAGTCCTGCGCCCTCGCGGCCGAACGCTATGTCTTCATGTGCAAAGAGCACGAACAGGCGGCGACCTACGATGTGCCAACCCTCAAGCGCCTGGTGGCCCTGACCATCGACGTGATTCTCCATGTGGTCGCACAGAATCACTATGACGAGGATGGTCGGCCTATCGGTAAAGATCGTTACGTGGCGGAAGTGCACTATGACCCGATCGCGAAACTCGAGGCGCGATTCGGAGAAGCCACCCTAATGAAGGCGTAG
- the virB10 gene encoding type IV secretion system protein VirB10, producing the protein MDQPQKSRERAEENTPAANGIVSVNRHASGRNEIAMRMVFLVVMVIVVVIGLVFAANTWSAKRKAGATQEERAAKIENKPAQVGLKRVFEADPLPLQPTTAFVQSTSKSPLASTGRATQSPLDRDIYDGNRPIALAPDTIQGNPSRNRRAPSRFGGEVIVTNTLASDNPRTQQGGAGPDAAISLVRDLLNGVRQGDSMGAGSMAGSPAIPVGTAVDTSNLSPSSVGYMGGPSGPSIGVTNVGLAAPPSPAASGAGPIGGLLTPSDTPKVQAGLLGDRNLILPKGRTIDCALTVRVINEVAGMATCILNSDVYSDNGRVVLLERGSEAVGEYAATMAQGQRRLFLLWTRVKTPMGVVINLNSPAADALGTSGLTGIIDNHWWDRLGAAFLLSLVQDGIGLATATQAGGGGAQSLGIYQHSATTGNRMAELILQSTINIKPTLYKNQGDRGTIFVARDLDFSTVYELHPH; encoded by the coding sequence ATGGATCAACCACAAAAGTCACGAGAACGAGCTGAGGAGAATACACCCGCTGCGAATGGAATCGTATCGGTCAACCGTCACGCCAGTGGGAGGAACGAGATAGCGATGCGCATGGTGTTTCTGGTCGTGATGGTCATCGTGGTCGTGATAGGGCTCGTGTTCGCGGCCAATACCTGGAGTGCAAAGCGGAAGGCAGGCGCCACACAAGAGGAACGGGCGGCGAAGATTGAGAACAAGCCGGCGCAAGTTGGACTGAAGCGGGTCTTCGAAGCCGATCCCCTTCCACTTCAACCCACCACAGCATTCGTGCAGTCGACCAGCAAGTCCCCCCTCGCGTCCACAGGCCGCGCGACGCAGTCGCCCCTCGACCGCGACATTTATGACGGGAACCGACCAATAGCACTCGCTCCTGACACGATACAAGGCAACCCATCACGTAACAGACGCGCTCCCAGTCGGTTCGGTGGAGAGGTGATTGTGACGAACACCCTTGCCTCGGACAATCCCAGAACTCAACAAGGGGGAGCCGGACCAGATGCAGCGATCTCTTTGGTACGCGATCTTCTCAATGGCGTCAGACAGGGCGACTCAATGGGGGCTGGGAGCATGGCGGGCAGCCCAGCGATTCCTGTGGGCACGGCGGTAGACACAAGTAACTTATCGCCATCGTCGGTTGGGTACATGGGTGGACCCAGCGGTCCTTCGATTGGAGTGACAAACGTCGGTCTCGCGGCTCCACCCAGTCCTGCGGCGAGCGGAGCCGGTCCCATTGGTGGGCTCCTGACACCATCCGATACACCGAAAGTCCAAGCCGGGCTCTTGGGAGATCGGAACTTGATCTTGCCGAAGGGACGCACCATCGACTGTGCCTTAACGGTGCGAGTGATCAATGAAGTCGCCGGTATGGCGACCTGTATCTTGAACAGCGATGTGTACAGCGACAACGGTCGCGTCGTCCTTTTAGAACGAGGATCGGAAGCGGTCGGCGAATATGCCGCCACGATGGCCCAAGGGCAGCGCCGTCTCTTTCTCCTCTGGACGAGAGTCAAGACTCCGATGGGAGTCGTCATCAATCTCAATTCTCCGGCAGCCGATGCACTCGGCACCTCAGGACTAACAGGAATCATTGATAACCATTGGTGGGATCGGCTGGGCGCAGCCTTTCTCCTCTCGCTCGTGCAAGACGGGATCGGATTAGCTACCGCGACGCAGGCCGGTGGTGGAGGCGCTCAGAGCCTCGGGATTTATCAACATTCCGCCACGACAGGGAACCGCATGGCGGAACTGATCCTCCAGTCAACCATCAACATCAAACCCACGCTCTACAAGAATCAGGGCGATCGCGGGACCATTTTTGTCGCGCGTGATCTGGATTTCAGTACCGTCTATGAACTGCATCCCCACTGA
- a CDS encoding TrbG/VirB9 family P-type conjugative transfer protein, giving the protein MVMDGMKRHRRSITAWFIVVLLCSGASSEAAEVPEPSDGDQRVRYITYQRDEVTRVTVRRGVVTRIVLGDDERIAIAGSGFLGDCAKEEAEWCIRADVGTNQVWIKPKDHATHNNLEIRTDKRDYSLEFTVVGDHRLGRKQNAAQGQRRKDEPMYRVIFRYPLVPANPAALTATHVSAHRARQAREKADLLAERLNAFTPEPRNWSYSMEVLPGGEDVSPALVFDDGRFTYFLFPPNREVPAIFYISPLGEETRINFHMEKDLAVVQRMGRQFVLRLGDAVVGIWNDAYDKTGVPAIEGTTISGITRTLR; this is encoded by the coding sequence ATGGTCATGGATGGCATGAAACGACACAGACGGTCGATCACGGCATGGTTCATCGTTGTCCTACTTTGTTCCGGAGCGTCATCGGAGGCAGCGGAGGTACCGGAGCCGAGCGACGGAGATCAACGAGTCCGTTATATCACCTATCAGCGGGATGAAGTGACCCGCGTGACCGTGCGTCGCGGTGTCGTCACGCGCATTGTGCTGGGAGACGACGAACGCATCGCCATCGCCGGCAGCGGCTTTCTCGGGGACTGTGCGAAAGAGGAAGCAGAATGGTGCATCAGAGCCGATGTCGGGACGAATCAAGTCTGGATCAAGCCCAAAGACCATGCGACGCACAATAATCTGGAAATCCGCACAGACAAGCGGGACTACAGTCTGGAGTTCACCGTCGTAGGAGACCATCGCCTCGGACGGAAGCAGAACGCCGCACAAGGGCAACGCAGAAAAGACGAGCCGATGTACCGCGTGATCTTCCGTTATCCGCTGGTGCCCGCAAACCCTGCCGCCCTGACGGCGACGCACGTCTCGGCCCACCGCGCAAGGCAAGCACGCGAGAAGGCCGACCTCCTCGCGGAGCGACTGAACGCGTTTACACCCGAACCGCGCAATTGGTCCTATTCCATGGAAGTGCTTCCGGGAGGAGAGGATGTCTCACCCGCTCTGGTATTCGATGACGGCCGCTTCACCTATTTTCTGTTCCCACCCAATCGCGAGGTACCCGCCATCTTCTACATCTCGCCGTTGGGCGAAGAAACCCGCATCAATTTCCACATGGAGAAGGACCTCGCGGTGGTGCAGCGGATGGGGCGGCAGTTTGTGTTGCGCTTGGGCGATGCGGTGGTGGGAATCTGGAATGATGCCTACGACAAGACAGGGGTGCCCGCTATCGAGGGTACAACGATCTCCGGAATTACTCGAACGCTACGTTGA
- a CDS encoding type IV secretion system protein VirB8, whose product MTEQTTDSSLVHIAEQTQFYDQGRDWDTDWRLRLEASERTAWWVASTACALAVILGAGLACLAPFKTTVPYVFSIDRATGNVELVSAADDRTVVGYQELLDKHWTQKYVLARESYSYRLLQADYDQVLAMSTDEIGREYASLFDGVHARDKQLGTGIEWRVNVLSVTVQTDAIGPKATVRFEKSVKRTDSHSLEPPQYFIATVSYEYRHTMKGQEKDLIQNPLGYKVTGYRVDAEIGTITPPASVLSMVEKN is encoded by the coding sequence ATGACGGAACAGACGACGGACTCCTCACTCGTGCATATCGCGGAGCAAACGCAGTTCTACGATCAAGGCCGCGACTGGGATACCGACTGGCGACTCAGGCTGGAGGCGTCGGAACGCACGGCGTGGTGGGTCGCGAGTACTGCATGCGCCCTGGCAGTAATACTTGGAGCAGGACTTGCTTGTCTGGCTCCGTTCAAGACCACCGTACCCTACGTCTTTTCGATTGATCGTGCGACCGGCAACGTGGAGCTTGTGAGTGCGGCGGATGATCGCACGGTGGTCGGATATCAAGAATTGCTCGATAAGCATTGGACACAAAAATACGTGCTCGCGCGAGAATCTTACTCATACCGGCTGCTCCAAGCAGACTACGACCAGGTCTTGGCGATGAGTACGGACGAGATCGGTCGCGAGTATGCGAGCCTCTTTGACGGTGTGCATGCTCGCGATAAGCAGTTGGGGACCGGCATCGAATGGCGCGTGAATGTGTTGAGCGTGACCGTGCAGACCGATGCGATCGGTCCGAAGGCCACCGTGCGATTTGAGAAGTCGGTGAAGCGGACTGACTCTCACAGCCTTGAGCCACCGCAGTATTTCATTGCGACGGTTTCCTACGAGTACCGCCACACGATGAAGGGTCAGGAAAAGGATCTGATCCAGAACCCGCTTGGCTACAAAGTGACGGGCTATCGGGTGGACGCAGAAATCGGGACGATCACGCCGCCGGCGTCGGTCCTGTCGATGGTCGAGAAAAACTAG
- a CDS encoding P-type DNA transfer protein VirB5 has product MKRTMIAMGIALMVGLGPEPKTQAAGIPVIDTANLVQSIVQALAWIQQFQQMQQQILQADQQIRAVVGSRNMGSLLNNLTLAGVVPSDVNAVYQAIRSGGVYGLTAAAQIIRHNRMIYNCEGKTGDALRICQNMLNQTPQSQAYYANTYQMLLGRMQQIRALTTRINQTEDEKGILELNGRIAAEQAQVSNDTNRILTMKSMIEAEEKAAQQEQQERVLKMLAPGTSRTFDHMAPWTP; this is encoded by the coding sequence ATGAAACGGACAATGATCGCGATGGGTATTGCCTTGATGGTCGGCCTCGGTCCGGAGCCTAAAACCCAAGCTGCAGGAATCCCCGTCATTGACACGGCCAATCTCGTGCAATCAATCGTGCAAGCCCTGGCGTGGATACAGCAGTTCCAACAGATGCAGCAACAAATCCTCCAAGCCGACCAGCAAATCCGTGCGGTCGTGGGCTCCAGAAACATGGGCAGTCTCTTGAACAACCTCACCCTGGCCGGAGTGGTCCCCTCCGATGTCAATGCCGTGTATCAGGCCATTCGGTCCGGCGGGGTGTATGGCTTGACCGCAGCGGCTCAGATCATCCGTCACAACCGCATGATCTATAACTGCGAGGGCAAAACCGGCGATGCCTTGCGGATCTGTCAAAACATGTTGAACCAGACGCCACAAAGTCAGGCCTACTACGCCAACACCTATCAAATGTTGCTCGGACGAATGCAGCAAATTCGGGCTCTGACGACTCGCATCAATCAGACCGAGGACGAAAAAGGGATTCTGGAACTCAATGGCCGGATCGCCGCCGAGCAGGCCCAAGTCAGCAACGACACGAATCGAATTCTGACGATGAAATCCATGATTGAGGCAGAAGAAAAAGCCGCGCAACAGGAACAGCAAGAACGCGTGCTGAAGATGTTGGCCCCCGGCACATCTCGGACGTTCGACCATATGGCTCCGTGGACACCGTAG
- a CDS encoding type IV secretion system protein yields the protein MGMATYIEQSVNNALDHYVVTSSDAVIGVLMPVAITAMTLYVMWTGFQVIRGDVQEPITSLVWRWFRVALITGLTLNGPQYRSLVKDGMDGIQEAFASAFGGVLSMGGTIDQMADPFATLMETLFTEASSGLVPQFSLFIAGALCATASIVMAFVAMGLFLVAKVSLALLLSVGPAFIFCAMFPMTQRYAENWLSSALVAVFTNVLIMAVITFLASLLRNACQHVLSAYSTSSILADVVGLLFLSVTAAYVLLHVASLGASLAGGLALGNPGGDATRSGMLLLHSVTSGLSRFLPLALATTGGSLTGPRTGTTRALPSALPGAKPQPGSDLYQRASLERLRNGISQKE from the coding sequence ATGGGCATGGCGACCTACATCGAACAGTCGGTGAACAACGCATTGGACCACTATGTCGTGACCTCCAGCGATGCCGTCATCGGAGTGCTCATGCCAGTCGCCATCACCGCGATGACACTGTATGTGATGTGGACCGGGTTTCAGGTAATCCGCGGCGACGTGCAGGAACCGATCACCTCACTCGTTTGGCGGTGGTTTCGCGTGGCGCTCATCACCGGGCTGACGCTGAATGGCCCACAGTATCGGAGTCTCGTGAAGGACGGGATGGACGGCATTCAAGAAGCCTTTGCCTCAGCTTTTGGCGGGGTGCTTTCGATGGGAGGCACGATCGATCAGATGGCCGACCCCTTCGCAACCCTGATGGAAACCCTCTTCACGGAAGCCAGTTCGGGATTGGTGCCGCAATTCTCCCTGTTCATCGCGGGAGCCCTCTGTGCCACCGCGTCGATTGTGATGGCCTTTGTCGCCATGGGCCTCTTTCTCGTCGCGAAAGTGAGTCTCGCCCTGCTGCTCTCGGTGGGGCCGGCATTCATTTTCTGCGCGATGTTTCCGATGACGCAGCGCTATGCGGAAAATTGGCTGTCCAGCGCCCTGGTCGCCGTCTTCACCAACGTCCTCATCATGGCGGTCATCACGTTTCTCGCAAGCCTCCTGCGGAACGCCTGTCAGCATGTGCTGAGTGCCTATTCCACCTCCTCCATTCTGGCAGATGTCGTCGGCCTGCTGTTTCTTTCCGTCACGGCCGCCTATGTCTTACTCCATGTCGCGTCACTGGGGGCGAGTTTGGCTGGAGGACTCGCGTTAGGAAACCCCGGCGGGGATGCGACCAGGAGTGGAATGCTGCTCTTGCACAGTGTCACGTCCGGTTTGAGTAGGTTTTTACCGTTGGCCCTGGCAACCACCGGAGGCTCCTTGACTGGTCCGCGAACCGGGACGACTCGCGCCTTGCCGAGCGCGCTGCCTGGCGCGAAGCCTCAGCCCGGTAGTGACCTCTATCAGCGGGCCTCATTAGAACGACTACGCAACGGAATCTCGCAAAAGGAGTAA
- a CDS encoding VirB4 family type IV secretion/conjugal transfer ATPase, which translates to MRPRSVLTKTAAAQIPASDYIPLGTAITPTVITLTGGEYLACWKLDGITFETADRSEVLLRKEALHQFLRSLGGGSFAVWSHKIRRVVTERLKGISPNPFCQTLTNRYYQSFEQHRQMATELYLSVLYRPFPSKVANFFTRMSTRTLAQRREHETGQLTILEDMGKQLEASLSRYGLTRLGTYTKQDIVFSDQLAFLSYLINGVWEEIPLRRAPLASYLPSSRLHFGDRTGMMEIWHPRARKFAGFLDMQEYPQFSEPGMNNGLLYSDAEYIETQSFSCLNKRAALKSLATQKGHLIASEDAATREIEQMDQAADDLQSGLIDLGQYHYSLAIFGTSMESVSTALADARAVFQDGPGFKMARVDVIPECAWFAQIPGNWSLRPREAVITSRNFVCLSPFHNFARGKPSGNPWGEALALFKTPSGQPYYFNFHVSPEDRDSRDEKYPGNTFICGSTGVGKTALELSLLAFATKYQGLRCVVFDKDRGAEIGIRAMGGKYQSLKRGMPTGFNPLQAEPNPHNWQFCEQLVAQLVKQPGDETPRLTAKEQTEISHAVRTVMSEAVSPHLRCLSLLRQNLPATGDQSVRARLNRWMRGQPLGWAFDNPQETHDISDAQLYGYDYTDFLDDPEVRTPIMAYLLHLTERLITGQPFIYVMEEFWKPLQDPMFSDFAFNKQKTIRKQSGLGVFVTQSPSDVLGHPIGKTMVEQSVTQIFLPNPRADHEDYVQGFKVTEAEFHIIKNLGETSRLFLVKQGHSSAIVQFDLGSMTDLLHVLSGSMDNVAMLDQIRAEVGDDPTAWLPLFHEHIAARKQLRRENGRGIA; encoded by the coding sequence ATGAGACCCAGATCCGTCCTCACAAAAACCGCCGCCGCTCAGATTCCCGCGAGTGACTATATCCCGCTGGGCACGGCAATCACGCCTACCGTCATCACATTGACCGGTGGCGAGTACTTGGCTTGTTGGAAACTGGACGGGATCACGTTCGAAACGGCGGACCGATCTGAGGTTCTGCTGCGCAAAGAAGCGCTGCACCAATTTCTCCGATCCTTGGGCGGCGGTTCTTTCGCCGTCTGGTCCCATAAAATTCGCCGGGTCGTTACCGAGCGGTTGAAAGGCATCTCGCCTAATCCGTTCTGCCAAACCCTGACCAATCGGTACTATCAATCGTTTGAACAGCATCGGCAAATGGCAACGGAATTATATCTCTCCGTTTTGTACCGACCCTTTCCTTCCAAGGTCGCGAACTTCTTCACGCGCATGAGTACACGCACGTTGGCCCAACGACGAGAACACGAGACCGGACAGTTGACCATCCTGGAAGACATGGGCAAACAACTCGAAGCCAGTCTTAGTCGGTATGGGCTGACTCGCCTGGGCACTTATACGAAACAGGACATCGTGTTCTCCGACCAGCTGGCTTTTCTCAGCTACTTGATCAATGGAGTCTGGGAGGAAATCCCCCTGCGCCGGGCGCCGCTCGCCTCGTACCTCCCCTCTTCACGCCTGCACTTCGGTGACCGGACAGGCATGATGGAAATCTGGCACCCGCGCGCGCGGAAATTCGCCGGGTTTCTCGACATGCAGGAGTACCCGCAGTTCTCCGAGCCCGGCATGAACAACGGCCTGCTCTATAGCGACGCCGAGTACATCGAGACCCAAAGCTTTTCGTGTCTGAACAAGCGCGCGGCCCTGAAGTCCCTCGCCACCCAGAAAGGGCACTTGATCGCCTCCGAAGACGCTGCAACACGCGAGATCGAGCAGATGGACCAGGCTGCGGATGATCTGCAGAGCGGACTCATTGATTTGGGGCAGTACCATTACAGCCTGGCAATCTTTGGCACGTCCATGGAATCGGTGAGTACCGCACTCGCCGATGCCCGAGCCGTCTTTCAAGATGGGCCGGGGTTCAAGATGGCACGAGTCGATGTGATTCCCGAATGTGCATGGTTCGCGCAGATCCCGGGCAACTGGAGTCTGCGGCCCCGCGAGGCCGTGATCACGAGCAGGAACTTTGTTTGCCTCAGTCCCTTTCACAACTTTGCCCGCGGCAAACCATCCGGCAATCCTTGGGGGGAAGCCCTGGCTCTCTTCAAGACGCCGAGCGGACAACCCTATTACTTCAATTTCCACGTATCACCGGAGGACCGAGATTCGCGCGATGAAAAGTACCCTGGCAATACGTTTATCTGCGGAAGCACGGGCGTGGGCAAGACCGCGCTGGAATTAAGCCTCTTAGCTTTTGCGACCAAGTACCAGGGACTCCGCTGCGTGGTCTTCGACAAAGATCGCGGCGCGGAGATCGGAATCCGCGCTATGGGCGGGAAATATCAGTCCCTGAAGCGAGGCATGCCGACCGGCTTCAATCCCTTGCAGGCAGAACCGAATCCCCACAACTGGCAATTCTGCGAACAGCTCGTCGCCCAACTCGTGAAGCAGCCCGGTGACGAAACTCCCCGGCTTACCGCGAAGGAACAGACTGAGATCAGTCATGCGGTGCGAACGGTGATGAGTGAGGCGGTCTCTCCGCACCTACGCTGCCTGTCTCTCCTCCGTCAGAACTTGCCGGCCACCGGCGACCAGAGTGTACGGGCACGCCTGAACCGTTGGATGCGCGGACAACCTCTAGGCTGGGCCTTCGACAATCCGCAGGAGACCCATGACATCAGCGACGCACAATTATACGGATACGACTATACGGACTTTCTGGACGATCCTGAGGTCCGAACTCCGATCATGGCGTATCTGCTCCATCTCACCGAACGGTTGATCACCGGTCAGCCCTTCATCTATGTCATGGAGGAATTTTGGAAGCCGCTCCAAGATCCGATGTTCTCGGACTTCGCCTTCAACAAGCAAAAGACCATCCGCAAACAATCCGGCCTCGGCGTCTTTGTCACTCAATCGCCCTCGGACGTACTTGGACATCCTATCGGGAAGACGATGGTCGAACAGAGCGTGACACAGATCTTCTTACCCAATCCTCGCGCCGACCATGAGGACTATGTGCAGGGGTTCAAAGTCACGGAGGCGGAATTCCACATTATCAAGAATCTCGGGGAAACGAGCCGTCTATTTCTGGTGAAGCAGGGCCACAGCTCGGCGATCGTGCAATTCGACCTTGGAAGCATGACGGATCTCTTACACGTCCTCTCTGGCTCGATGGACAACGTGGCGATGCTGGATCAGATCAGGGCCGAAGTGGGTGACGACCCCACAGCCTGGCTGCCGCTGTTCCATGAACACATCGCGGCACGAAAACAACTGCGACGCGAGAACGGCAGAGGAATAGCGTAG
- a CDS encoding VirB3 family type IV secretion system protein, giving the protein MDGFRDPIFTGCTRPAMLGGVPIMPLLVIGGLTLLLAVWLYYLVSGYVSLGIVLITIPIVLWMRHTTKTDDQRLRQVMMRARMRLRHGPSRATWGAISYGPLSWKTRRS; this is encoded by the coding sequence ATGGACGGATTTAGGGATCCCATCTTCACTGGTTGCACGAGGCCTGCGATGTTAGGCGGCGTACCGATCATGCCGTTGCTTGTGATCGGCGGCCTGACCCTCTTATTGGCAGTCTGGCTGTACTACCTCGTGAGCGGCTACGTCTCGCTTGGGATCGTGTTGATCACAATCCCCATCGTGCTCTGGATGCGCCACACGACAAAGACGGACGATCAGCGTTTGCGCCAAGTGATGATGCGAGCGCGAATGCGACTCCGACATGGACCAAGTCGCGCGACATGGGGGGCCATTTCCTATGGCCCCCTCTCGTGGAAAACGCGACGATCATAG
- a CDS encoding TrbC/VirB2 family protein yields MKKACLTKKWVSETGTLGRCNRENGPEIAAASWLFGVLTLLESDAAWAQITKVNTVMQNVQTVLTSVAVTLFTVAIMWAGFKMAFSHAQWSDVSNVVIGGILVGGAAGIAAWLIN; encoded by the coding sequence ATGAAGAAAGCATGTTTGACAAAGAAATGGGTATCAGAGACAGGAACCTTGGGACGATGCAACCGAGAGAACGGCCCCGAGATCGCTGCCGCCTCTTGGCTGTTCGGGGTGCTCACCCTGTTGGAGTCGGATGCAGCTTGGGCCCAAATCACCAAGGTGAACACGGTGATGCAGAATGTTCAAACGGTCCTGACGAGTGTGGCGGTGACACTTTTTACCGTCGCAATCATGTGGGCGGGGTTCAAGATGGCCTTCAGCCATGCCCAATGGTCCGATGTGAGTAACGTCGTGATTGGCGGAATCTTGGTGGGCGGAGCGGCGGGGATCGCGGCCTGGTTGATCAACTAA